Proteins encoded by one window of Cydia fagiglandana chromosome Z, ilCydFagi1.1, whole genome shotgun sequence:
- the LOC134679083 gene encoding very-long-chain (3R)-3-hydroxyacyl-CoA dehydratase hpo-8, which produces MSPKSASAKKTDVSSIGKLYLIAYNTVQTLGWGYLLLQTLVYFLNRGTLDNYWNEIKWTVVIFQNAAILEVVHAATGLVPSGVVTTLAQVYSRVFLVCGALLATTGATLSPGLPLCVLAWSITETIRYAYYALNLVKLVPHFLLVTRYSTFLALYPLGVTGELLCMYHALDEIAERQLWSVAMPNPYNFVFSYYHFLVFYMFLYVPLFPVLFGHMMSQRRKMLGKDPKKTH; this is translated from the exons atgagTCCCAAAAGTGCGAGTGCAAAAAAAACCGATGTTTCTTCGATCGGAAAATTATATCTCATAGCATATAATACTGTACAAACTTTAGG ATGGGGATACCTGTTGTTACAAACATTAGTATATTTCCTGAACCGAGGCACTCTGGACAACTATTGGAACGAAATCAAGTGGACTGTAGTAATCTTCCAGAATGCTGCAATACTTGAG GTGGTGCACGCGGCCACCGGCCTGGTGCCGTCGGGCGTGGTGACGACGCTGGCGCAGGTGTACTCGCGCGTGTTCCTCGTGTGCGGCGCGCTGCTCGCCACCACCGGCGCCACGCTCAGCCCCGGCCTGCCGCTCTGCGTGCTCGCCTGGTCCATCACAGAGACCATCCGATACGCGTACTACGCTCTCAACCTCGTCAAGTTGGTGCCGCATTTCCTGCTAGTCACCAG GTACTCCACGTTCCTGGCGCTGTACCCGCTGGGCGTGACGGGTGAACTGCTGTGCATGTACCACGCGCTCGACGAGATCGCCGAGAGGCAGCTCTGGTCCGTGGCCATGCCCAACCCTTACAACTTCGTCTTCAGCTACTACCACTTCCTAGTATTCTACATGTTCCTGTATGTTCCTCTGTTCCCCGTACTTTTCGGTCACATGATGAGCCAAAGAAGAAAAATGTTGGGAAAAGACCCGAAGAAAACCCACTGA
- the LOC134679510 gene encoding large ribosomal subunit protein eL30 — protein sequence MVAAKKQKKTIESINSRLALVMKSGKYCLGYKQTLKTLRQGKAKLVIIAKNAPPLRKSEIEYYAYLAKTGVHHYSGNNIELGTACGKYYRVCTLAITDPGDSDIITTLPEATA from the exons ATGGTTGCTGCTAAGAAACAG AAAAAGACCATCGAGTCTATCAACTCGCGCTTGGCGCTTGTTATGAAATCTGGCAAATACTGCCTTGGCTACAAGCAGACCCTGAAGACTCTTCGACAGGGAAAGGCAAAGCTGGTCATCATTGCGAAGAATGCCCCTCCCCTAAG aaaatcggAGATCGAGTACTATGCGTACTTAGCGAAAACCGGCGTCCACCACTACAGTGGTAACAATATTGAGCTGGGCACCGCCTGCGGCAAGTACTACCGTGTGTGCACGCTGGCCATCACCGATCCTGGTGACTCGGACATCATCACCACTCTGCCGGAAGCCACTgcgtag